The following are encoded together in the Mycolicibacterium arabiense genome:
- the rlmN gene encoding 23S rRNA (adenine(2503)-C(2))-methyltransferase RlmN — translation MKQELIFEAPRRGLPPRHFADLDDDAQAAAVKELGLPGFRAKQLANQYFGRLIADPQQMTDLPAAVRGQVAEALFPELLSVVRAIQCDAGETRKTLWRAGDGTTFESVLMRYPERSTVCISSQAGCGMACPFCATGQGGLTRNLSTAEILEQVRAASATMRDEFGGQERSDSGKLSRGRLSNVVFMGMGEPLANYNRVLAVVRRIIAPAPHGFGISARSVTVSTVGLAPAIRKLADERLGVTLALSLHAPDDELRDTLVPVNNRWKVGEALDAARYYADVTGRRVSIEYALIRDVNDQPWRADMLGRKLHAALGPLVHVNLIPLNPTPGSKWDASPKPVEREFVQRVRDRGVSCTVRDTRGQEIAAACGQLAAEG, via the coding sequence ATGAAGCAAGAGCTGATCTTCGAAGCACCGCGTCGCGGCCTGCCGCCGCGGCACTTCGCCGACCTCGACGACGACGCGCAGGCCGCGGCGGTGAAGGAACTCGGACTGCCCGGCTTCCGGGCCAAGCAGTTGGCCAACCAGTACTTCGGCAGGCTCATCGCCGATCCCCAGCAGATGACCGACCTCCCCGCGGCCGTCCGCGGCCAGGTGGCCGAGGCACTGTTCCCCGAGCTGCTGTCGGTGGTGCGGGCCATCCAGTGCGATGCGGGGGAGACGCGGAAGACGTTGTGGCGCGCGGGCGATGGCACCACCTTCGAGTCCGTGCTGATGCGCTACCCCGAACGCAGCACCGTGTGCATCTCGTCGCAGGCCGGCTGCGGCATGGCATGCCCGTTCTGCGCCACCGGCCAGGGCGGGCTGACCCGCAACCTGTCCACCGCGGAGATCCTGGAGCAGGTGCGCGCCGCCTCGGCGACGATGCGGGATGAGTTCGGCGGGCAGGAGCGCAGCGACTCGGGGAAGTTGTCGCGCGGCCGACTGTCGAACGTCGTGTTCATGGGCATGGGCGAGCCACTGGCGAACTACAACCGCGTACTCGCGGTGGTGCGGCGCATCATCGCGCCTGCGCCACACGGGTTCGGCATCTCGGCCCGCTCGGTGACGGTGTCGACGGTCGGGCTCGCCCCCGCCATCCGCAAGCTCGCCGACGAACGGCTCGGGGTCACGCTCGCGCTGTCCCTGCACGCACCCGACGACGAACTGCGCGACACCCTGGTGCCGGTCAACAACCGGTGGAAGGTCGGCGAAGCACTCGATGCCGCACGGTATTACGCCGACGTGACTGGGCGCCGAGTGTCGATCGAGTACGCACTGATACGCGACGTCAACGATCAGCCGTGGCGGGCCGACATGCTCGGCAGGAAGTTGCACGCCGCGCTGGGCCCGCTCGTGCACGTCAACCTGATCCCGCTCAACCCGACGCCGGGCAGCAAGTGGGACGCCAGCCCCAAGCCGGTCGAGCGGGAGTTCGTCCAGCGTGTCCGCGATCGCGGCGTGTCCTGCACCGTCCGCGACACCAGGGGGCAGGAGATCGCCGCGGCGTGCGGCCAGTTGGCCGCCGAAGGCTGA
- a CDS encoding LysR family transcriptional regulator: protein MSQVLDIAPLRSVAAVADCGGFHRAAAVLHITQSAVSQHVRRVEAVVGGPVVERSGRGVAFTELGHRVLTHARSILAAHDAALADLGAAEERVLLIGATEHGADVMLPGLTAALGRRLPDWRLRFRLDRNVMLADAIEQGVVDLAVMLDGSGLDPANASGMVALKWISGRNFSVPATEPLPVVMFSEPCTLREPTFAALDRLTVPYRIAAESSDLSGLFAAVRSGLGVALLPMIGRLPDGLCLAEGLPPTSRASVFVRGRAGVDADVLADVDRAVRDVLAQQI from the coding sequence ATGTCCCAGGTGCTCGACATCGCCCCGCTGCGCAGCGTCGCAGCGGTGGCCGACTGTGGCGGATTTCACCGCGCCGCGGCGGTGCTGCACATCACGCAGTCGGCCGTGAGCCAGCACGTGCGCCGGGTCGAGGCGGTCGTCGGAGGTCCGGTCGTCGAGAGGTCCGGGCGCGGCGTCGCATTCACCGAACTCGGCCATCGCGTGCTGACCCACGCCCGCTCGATCCTCGCCGCGCACGACGCCGCACTCGCCGACCTCGGCGCGGCCGAGGAGCGGGTGCTGCTGATCGGCGCCACCGAACACGGCGCCGACGTCATGCTGCCCGGGCTCACGGCGGCACTGGGTCGGCGTCTACCCGACTGGCGGCTGCGGTTCCGGCTCGACCGCAACGTGATGCTCGCCGACGCCATCGAGCAGGGTGTCGTCGACCTGGCGGTCATGCTGGACGGCTCCGGCCTCGATCCCGCCAACGCGTCGGGCATGGTGGCACTGAAGTGGATCTCGGGGCGCAACTTCTCGGTGCCCGCCACCGAGCCGCTGCCGGTGGTGATGTTCTCCGAGCCGTGCACGCTGCGCGAACCGACCTTCGCCGCGCTCGACCGCTTGACGGTGCCGTACCGCATCGCCGCGGAGAGTTCCGATCTCTCCGGGCTCTTCGCTGCCGTGCGCTCGGGTCTCGGGGTGGCGCTGCTGCCGATGATCGGTCGGCTGCCGGACGGACTCTGCCTTGCCGAGGGGCTTCCACCCACCAGTCGCGCCTCGGTGTTCGTGCGCGGCCGTGCCGGCGTCGACGCCGACGTGCTGGCCGACGTGGACCGCGCCGTCCGCGACGTGCTGGCCCAACAGATCTGA
- a CDS encoding DMT family transporter, which produces MPLRTAAIVTVTYALGYPIGNMAVHAMSPMAVLVFRFGLAGLILGLWAVIARVPLPRGRKLGHVLVTGLLMQAVQFCALYFAIQNGAPAVLCAVLIAMNPVATALLAAAFLRDRLTPGRIVALVLGVAAVLAACASRLIAEGGFDPAVLLLMVALLGLAAGGVYQQKFCADVDFRASTAVQNAVAFVPAGILALVTPFEVHDATKAAFAVAGVVLLNAVLGVSLYVRAINLHGASAVSMLFCVIPAVAGVLSYFMLGERVDLGIGVGLALGALACWLNGRSAATKSGEQRQDDPGRDGRREDAVEAVHQPAVTR; this is translated from the coding sequence ATGCCGCTGCGCACTGCCGCGATCGTGACCGTCACCTACGCCCTGGGCTACCCCATCGGCAACATGGCCGTGCACGCGATGTCGCCGATGGCCGTGCTGGTGTTTCGGTTCGGCCTTGCCGGGCTGATCCTCGGGCTGTGGGCCGTCATCGCCCGGGTGCCGCTGCCGCGCGGCCGCAAGCTCGGCCACGTCCTGGTCACCGGACTCCTGATGCAGGCCGTGCAGTTCTGCGCGCTGTACTTCGCCATCCAGAACGGTGCGCCGGCCGTGCTGTGCGCGGTGCTCATCGCGATGAACCCGGTCGCCACGGCGCTGCTCGCCGCGGCGTTCCTGCGCGACCGGCTGACCCCGGGGCGCATCGTCGCACTGGTGCTGGGCGTGGCCGCGGTCCTGGCGGCGTGTGCGAGTCGGCTGATCGCCGAGGGTGGGTTCGACCCGGCCGTGCTGCTGCTGATGGTCGCACTGCTCGGGCTCGCTGCGGGCGGGGTCTACCAGCAGAAGTTCTGCGCCGACGTCGACTTCCGTGCCTCGACGGCCGTGCAGAACGCGGTCGCGTTCGTGCCCGCCGGCATCCTCGCGCTGGTCACGCCGTTCGAGGTGCACGACGCCACCAAGGCGGCGTTTGCGGTGGCAGGCGTTGTCCTGCTGAACGCGGTGCTCGGGGTGTCGCTGTACGTGCGGGCCATCAACCTGCACGGCGCGTCCGCGGTCTCGATGCTGTTCTGCGTCATCCCCGCAGTCGCCGGCGTGCTGTCCTACTTCATGCTGGGCGAGCGCGTCGACCTGGGCATCGGCGTCGGATTGGCCCTCGGGGCGCTGGCGTGCTGGCTGAACGGCAGGTCGGCAGCCACGAAGTCAGGCGAGCAGCGTCAGGACGATCCAGGTCGCGAC